In one window of Neofelis nebulosa isolate mNeoNeb1 chromosome 15, mNeoNeb1.pri, whole genome shotgun sequence DNA:
- the IKBKE gene encoding inhibitor of nuclear factor kappa-B kinase subunit epsilon isoform X2 codes for MQSTVNYLWHTDDLLGQGATASVYKARNKKSGELVAVKVFNTASYLRPREVQVREFDVLRKLNHQNIVKLFAVEETVGPVLGQREVVLSLTHTGWKDSGHRIMETWSHACQQGGSRQKVLVMEYCSGGSLLSVLESPENAFGLPEEEFLVVLRCVVAGMNHLRENSIVHRDIKPGNIMRLMGEEGQSIYKLTDFGAARELDDDEKFVSVYGTEEYLHPDMYERAVLRKPQQKTFGVTVDLWSIGVTLYHAATGSLPFVPFGGPRRNKEMMYRITTEKPAGAIAGTQRQENGPLEWSYTLPITCRLSMGLQSQLVPILANILEVEQAKCWGFDQFFAETSDILQRVVVHVFSLSQAVLHHVYIHAHNTVAIFLEAVYKQTSVAPQHQEYLFEGHVCVLEPSLSAQHIAHTTASSPLTLFSMASETPKGLAFRDPAQDIPKFFPKVDLQADYSTAKSVLGAGYQALWLARALLAGQELMLRGLYWFVEMLQATCRRTLEVTRMALLFLSSSLGTESSVAGMPEMQELKRVTELRSKLRALAEALSRYAHDITETQMSLSNLSSELMKNRDQVHADRSIQQIQCCLDKMNLIYKQFKKSRMRPGLGYNEEQIHKLDKVNFGHLAKRLLQVFQEKCVQKYQTSLVTHGKWMREVHETRIRLRMVSCSVAAFNTEAQGAQESLSKILDQLSHQLLQDRTMGAQVSAPPTAPHPSPALTDLVLHMQELCEEVKLLAFDLQDNNRIIEGLSRPPSAPES; via the exons AAATCCGGGGAGCTGGTTGCCGTGAAGGTCTTCAACACCGCCAGCTACCTGCGACCCCGCGAGGTGCAGGTGAGGGAGTTTGACGTCCTGCGAAAGCTGAACCACCAGAACATCGTCAAGCTCTTTGCGGTGGAGGAGACGGTGGGTCCAGTGCTTGGTCAGAGGGAGGTGGTCTTGTCCTTGACCCACACAGGCTGGAAAGACTCAGGTCACAGAATCATGGAGACGTGGTCACATGCTTGTCAGCAG GGGGGCAGCCGGCAGAAGGTGCTGGTGATGGAGTACTGCTCTGGTGGGAGCCTGCTGAGCGTGCTCGAAAGCCCCGAAAACGCCTTCGGGCTGCCGGAGGAGGAGTTTCTGGTGGTGCTGCGCTGTGTGG TGGCCGGCATGAACCACCTGCGGGAAAACAGCATTGTCCACCGCGACATCAAGCCTGGAAACATCATGCGCctcatgggggaggaggggcagagcatCTATAAGTTGACGGACTTCGGGGCCGCCCGGGAGCTGGATGACGATGAGAAGTTTGTCTCTGTCTATGGCACTGAGGAGTACCTG CACCCTGACATGTATGAACGGGCAGTGCTTCGCAAGCCCCAGCAGAAGACATTTGGGGTGACCGTGGATCTCTGGAGCATTGGGGTAACCCTGTACCACGCAGCCACCGGCAGCCTGCCCTTTGTCCCCTTCGGTGGACCACGGCGCAACAAGGAGATGAT GTACCGGATCACCACGGAGAAGCCGGCCGGGGCCATCGCAGGCACTCAGAGGCAGGAGAACGGGCCCCTGGAGTGGAGTTACACCCTCCCCATCACCTGCCGGCTGTCCAT GGGGCTGCAGAGCCAGCTGGTGCCCATCCTGGCCAACATCCTGGAGGTGGAGCAGGCCAAGTGCTGGGGCTTCGACCAGTTCTTTGCGGAGACCAGTGACATCCTGCAGCGAGTTGTTGTCCATGTCTTCTCCCTGTCCCAGGCAGTCCTGCACCACGTCTACATCCACGCCCACAACAC GGTAGCCATCTTTCTGGAAGCCGTGTACAAGCAGACCAGTGTGGCCCCCCAGCATCAGGAGTACCTCTTTGAAGGTCATGTCTGTGTCCTTGAGCCCAGCCTCTCAGCGCAGCACATCGCCCACACGACAGCAAGCAGCCCCCTGACCCTATTCAGCATGGCCAGTGAGACCCCCAAGGGGCTGGCCTTCAGGGACC CCGCTCAGGACATCCCCAAGTTCTTCCCCAAAGTGGATCTGCAGGCGGATTACAGCACTGCCAAG AGCGTGTTGGGCGCTGGCTACCAGGCCCTGTGGCTGGCGCGGGCCCTGCTGGCTGGGCAGGAACTAATGCTTCGGGGGCTGTACTGGTTCGT GGAGATGCTCCAGGCCACATGCAGGCGGACGCTGGAGGTCACGCGGATGGCCCTCCTGTTCCTCAGCAGCAGCCTGGGCACCGAGAG CAGTGTGGCTGGGATGCCTGAAATGCAGGAACTGAAGAGAGTCACAGAGCTGAGGTCCAAGCTGCGGGCT TTGGCTGAGGCCCTCTCCAGATATGCCCACGACATCACAGAGACCCAGATGAGCCTAAGCAACCTGAGCTCTGAGCTGATGAAGAACCGGGATCAGGTACATGCGGACAGAAG CATCCAGCAGATTCAGTGCTGTTTGGACAAGATGAACCTCATCTACAAACAGTTCAAGAAATCCAGAATGAGGCCAG GCCTCGGCTACAACGAGGAGCAGATTCACAAGCTGGATAA GGTGAATTTCGGTCATTTAGCCAAAAGGCTCCTGCAGGTATTCCAGGAGAAGTGCGTGCAGAAGTACCAGACATCTCTAGTCACGCACGGCAAGTGGATGAG GGAGGTGCACGAGACCAGGATCCGCTTGCGTATGGTCAGCTGTTCTGTGGCTGCCTTTAACACAGAAGCCCAGGGAGCCCAGGAGAGCCTCAGCAAG ATCCTTGACCAGTTATCTCACCAGCTCCTTCAGGACAGAACAATGGGGGCTCAGGTCTCAGCACCCCCCAcagctccccaccccagccctgcactGACAGACCTGGTTCTGCA CATGCAGGAGCTCTGCGAGGAGGTGAAGCTGCTGGCCTTCGACCTTCAGGACAACAACCGCATCATTGAAGG GTTAAGTAGGCCCCCGTCGGCCCCTGAATCCTGA
- the IKBKE gene encoding inhibitor of nuclear factor kappa-B kinase subunit epsilon isoform X1 produces MQSTVNYLWHTDDLLGQGATASVYKARNKKSGELVAVKVFNTASYLRPREVQVREFDVLRKLNHQNIVKLFAVEETVGPVLGQREVVLSLTHTGWKDSGHRIMETWSHACQQGGSRQKVLVMEYCSGGSLLSVLESPENAFGLPEEEFLVVLRCVVAGMNHLRENSIVHRDIKPGNIMRLMGEEGQSIYKLTDFGAARELDDDEKFVSVYGTEEYLHPDMYERAVLRKPQQKTFGVTVDLWSIGVTLYHAATGSLPFVPFGGPRRNKEMMYRITTEKPAGAIAGTQRQENGPLEWSYTLPITCRLSMGLQSQLVPILANILEVEQAKCWGFDQFFAETSDILQRVVVHVFSLSQAVLHHVYIHAHNTVAIFLEAVYKQTSVAPQHQEYLFEGHVCVLEPSLSAQHIAHTTASSPLTLFSMASETPKGLAFRDPAQDIPKFFPKVDLQADYSTAKSVLGAGYQALWLARALLAGQELMLRGLYWFVEMLQATCRRTLEVTRMALLFLSSSLGTERFSSVAGMPEMQELKRVTELRSKLRALAEALSRYAHDITETQMSLSNLSSELMKNRDQVHADRSIQQIQCCLDKMNLIYKQFKKSRMRPGLGYNEEQIHKLDKVNFGHLAKRLLQVFQEKCVQKYQTSLVTHGKWMREVHETRIRLRMVSCSVAAFNTEAQGAQESLSKILDQLSHQLLQDRTMGAQVSAPPTAPHPSPALTDLVLHMQELCEEVKLLAFDLQDNNRIIEGLSRPPSAPES; encoded by the exons AAATCCGGGGAGCTGGTTGCCGTGAAGGTCTTCAACACCGCCAGCTACCTGCGACCCCGCGAGGTGCAGGTGAGGGAGTTTGACGTCCTGCGAAAGCTGAACCACCAGAACATCGTCAAGCTCTTTGCGGTGGAGGAGACGGTGGGTCCAGTGCTTGGTCAGAGGGAGGTGGTCTTGTCCTTGACCCACACAGGCTGGAAAGACTCAGGTCACAGAATCATGGAGACGTGGTCACATGCTTGTCAGCAG GGGGGCAGCCGGCAGAAGGTGCTGGTGATGGAGTACTGCTCTGGTGGGAGCCTGCTGAGCGTGCTCGAAAGCCCCGAAAACGCCTTCGGGCTGCCGGAGGAGGAGTTTCTGGTGGTGCTGCGCTGTGTGG TGGCCGGCATGAACCACCTGCGGGAAAACAGCATTGTCCACCGCGACATCAAGCCTGGAAACATCATGCGCctcatgggggaggaggggcagagcatCTATAAGTTGACGGACTTCGGGGCCGCCCGGGAGCTGGATGACGATGAGAAGTTTGTCTCTGTCTATGGCACTGAGGAGTACCTG CACCCTGACATGTATGAACGGGCAGTGCTTCGCAAGCCCCAGCAGAAGACATTTGGGGTGACCGTGGATCTCTGGAGCATTGGGGTAACCCTGTACCACGCAGCCACCGGCAGCCTGCCCTTTGTCCCCTTCGGTGGACCACGGCGCAACAAGGAGATGAT GTACCGGATCACCACGGAGAAGCCGGCCGGGGCCATCGCAGGCACTCAGAGGCAGGAGAACGGGCCCCTGGAGTGGAGTTACACCCTCCCCATCACCTGCCGGCTGTCCAT GGGGCTGCAGAGCCAGCTGGTGCCCATCCTGGCCAACATCCTGGAGGTGGAGCAGGCCAAGTGCTGGGGCTTCGACCAGTTCTTTGCGGAGACCAGTGACATCCTGCAGCGAGTTGTTGTCCATGTCTTCTCCCTGTCCCAGGCAGTCCTGCACCACGTCTACATCCACGCCCACAACAC GGTAGCCATCTTTCTGGAAGCCGTGTACAAGCAGACCAGTGTGGCCCCCCAGCATCAGGAGTACCTCTTTGAAGGTCATGTCTGTGTCCTTGAGCCCAGCCTCTCAGCGCAGCACATCGCCCACACGACAGCAAGCAGCCCCCTGACCCTATTCAGCATGGCCAGTGAGACCCCCAAGGGGCTGGCCTTCAGGGACC CCGCTCAGGACATCCCCAAGTTCTTCCCCAAAGTGGATCTGCAGGCGGATTACAGCACTGCCAAG AGCGTGTTGGGCGCTGGCTACCAGGCCCTGTGGCTGGCGCGGGCCCTGCTGGCTGGGCAGGAACTAATGCTTCGGGGGCTGTACTGGTTCGT GGAGATGCTCCAGGCCACATGCAGGCGGACGCTGGAGGTCACGCGGATGGCCCTCCTGTTCCTCAGCAGCAGCCTGGGCACCGAGAG GTTCAGCAGTGTGGCTGGGATGCCTGAAATGCAGGAACTGAAGAGAGTCACAGAGCTGAGGTCCAAGCTGCGGGCT TTGGCTGAGGCCCTCTCCAGATATGCCCACGACATCACAGAGACCCAGATGAGCCTAAGCAACCTGAGCTCTGAGCTGATGAAGAACCGGGATCAGGTACATGCGGACAGAAG CATCCAGCAGATTCAGTGCTGTTTGGACAAGATGAACCTCATCTACAAACAGTTCAAGAAATCCAGAATGAGGCCAG GCCTCGGCTACAACGAGGAGCAGATTCACAAGCTGGATAA GGTGAATTTCGGTCATTTAGCCAAAAGGCTCCTGCAGGTATTCCAGGAGAAGTGCGTGCAGAAGTACCAGACATCTCTAGTCACGCACGGCAAGTGGATGAG GGAGGTGCACGAGACCAGGATCCGCTTGCGTATGGTCAGCTGTTCTGTGGCTGCCTTTAACACAGAAGCCCAGGGAGCCCAGGAGAGCCTCAGCAAG ATCCTTGACCAGTTATCTCACCAGCTCCTTCAGGACAGAACAATGGGGGCTCAGGTCTCAGCACCCCCCAcagctccccaccccagccctgcactGACAGACCTGGTTCTGCA CATGCAGGAGCTCTGCGAGGAGGTGAAGCTGCTGGCCTTCGACCTTCAGGACAACAACCGCATCATTGAAGG GTTAAGTAGGCCCCCGTCGGCCCCTGAATCCTGA
- the IKBKE gene encoding inhibitor of nuclear factor kappa-B kinase subunit epsilon isoform X3, whose amino-acid sequence MQSTVNYLWHTDDLLGQGATASVYKARNKKSGELVAVKVFNTASYLRPREVQVREFDVLRKLNHQNIVKLFAVEETGGSRQKVLVMEYCSGGSLLSVLESPENAFGLPEEEFLVVLRCVVAGMNHLRENSIVHRDIKPGNIMRLMGEEGQSIYKLTDFGAARELDDDEKFVSVYGTEEYLHPDMYERAVLRKPQQKTFGVTVDLWSIGVTLYHAATGSLPFVPFGGPRRNKEMMYRITTEKPAGAIAGTQRQENGPLEWSYTLPITCRLSMGLQSQLVPILANILEVEQAKCWGFDQFFAETSDILQRVVVHVFSLSQAVLHHVYIHAHNTVAIFLEAVYKQTSVAPQHQEYLFEGHVCVLEPSLSAQHIAHTTASSPLTLFSMASETPKGLAFRDPAQDIPKFFPKVDLQADYSTAKSVLGAGYQALWLARALLAGQELMLRGLYWFVEMLQATCRRTLEVTRMALLFLSSSLGTERFSSVAGMPEMQELKRVTELRSKLRALAEALSRYAHDITETQMSLSNLSSELMKNRDQVHADRSIQQIQCCLDKMNLIYKQFKKSRMRPGLGYNEEQIHKLDKVNFGHLAKRLLQVFQEKCVQKYQTSLVTHGKWMREVHETRIRLRMVSCSVAAFNTEAQGAQESLSKILDQLSHQLLQDRTMGAQVSAPPTAPHPSPALTDLVLHMQELCEEVKLLAFDLQDNNRIIEGLSRPPSAPES is encoded by the exons AAATCCGGGGAGCTGGTTGCCGTGAAGGTCTTCAACACCGCCAGCTACCTGCGACCCCGCGAGGTGCAGGTGAGGGAGTTTGACGTCCTGCGAAAGCTGAACCACCAGAACATCGTCAAGCTCTTTGCGGTGGAGGAGACG GGGGGCAGCCGGCAGAAGGTGCTGGTGATGGAGTACTGCTCTGGTGGGAGCCTGCTGAGCGTGCTCGAAAGCCCCGAAAACGCCTTCGGGCTGCCGGAGGAGGAGTTTCTGGTGGTGCTGCGCTGTGTGG TGGCCGGCATGAACCACCTGCGGGAAAACAGCATTGTCCACCGCGACATCAAGCCTGGAAACATCATGCGCctcatgggggaggaggggcagagcatCTATAAGTTGACGGACTTCGGGGCCGCCCGGGAGCTGGATGACGATGAGAAGTTTGTCTCTGTCTATGGCACTGAGGAGTACCTG CACCCTGACATGTATGAACGGGCAGTGCTTCGCAAGCCCCAGCAGAAGACATTTGGGGTGACCGTGGATCTCTGGAGCATTGGGGTAACCCTGTACCACGCAGCCACCGGCAGCCTGCCCTTTGTCCCCTTCGGTGGACCACGGCGCAACAAGGAGATGAT GTACCGGATCACCACGGAGAAGCCGGCCGGGGCCATCGCAGGCACTCAGAGGCAGGAGAACGGGCCCCTGGAGTGGAGTTACACCCTCCCCATCACCTGCCGGCTGTCCAT GGGGCTGCAGAGCCAGCTGGTGCCCATCCTGGCCAACATCCTGGAGGTGGAGCAGGCCAAGTGCTGGGGCTTCGACCAGTTCTTTGCGGAGACCAGTGACATCCTGCAGCGAGTTGTTGTCCATGTCTTCTCCCTGTCCCAGGCAGTCCTGCACCACGTCTACATCCACGCCCACAACAC GGTAGCCATCTTTCTGGAAGCCGTGTACAAGCAGACCAGTGTGGCCCCCCAGCATCAGGAGTACCTCTTTGAAGGTCATGTCTGTGTCCTTGAGCCCAGCCTCTCAGCGCAGCACATCGCCCACACGACAGCAAGCAGCCCCCTGACCCTATTCAGCATGGCCAGTGAGACCCCCAAGGGGCTGGCCTTCAGGGACC CCGCTCAGGACATCCCCAAGTTCTTCCCCAAAGTGGATCTGCAGGCGGATTACAGCACTGCCAAG AGCGTGTTGGGCGCTGGCTACCAGGCCCTGTGGCTGGCGCGGGCCCTGCTGGCTGGGCAGGAACTAATGCTTCGGGGGCTGTACTGGTTCGT GGAGATGCTCCAGGCCACATGCAGGCGGACGCTGGAGGTCACGCGGATGGCCCTCCTGTTCCTCAGCAGCAGCCTGGGCACCGAGAG GTTCAGCAGTGTGGCTGGGATGCCTGAAATGCAGGAACTGAAGAGAGTCACAGAGCTGAGGTCCAAGCTGCGGGCT TTGGCTGAGGCCCTCTCCAGATATGCCCACGACATCACAGAGACCCAGATGAGCCTAAGCAACCTGAGCTCTGAGCTGATGAAGAACCGGGATCAGGTACATGCGGACAGAAG CATCCAGCAGATTCAGTGCTGTTTGGACAAGATGAACCTCATCTACAAACAGTTCAAGAAATCCAGAATGAGGCCAG GCCTCGGCTACAACGAGGAGCAGATTCACAAGCTGGATAA GGTGAATTTCGGTCATTTAGCCAAAAGGCTCCTGCAGGTATTCCAGGAGAAGTGCGTGCAGAAGTACCAGACATCTCTAGTCACGCACGGCAAGTGGATGAG GGAGGTGCACGAGACCAGGATCCGCTTGCGTATGGTCAGCTGTTCTGTGGCTGCCTTTAACACAGAAGCCCAGGGAGCCCAGGAGAGCCTCAGCAAG ATCCTTGACCAGTTATCTCACCAGCTCCTTCAGGACAGAACAATGGGGGCTCAGGTCTCAGCACCCCCCAcagctccccaccccagccctgcactGACAGACCTGGTTCTGCA CATGCAGGAGCTCTGCGAGGAGGTGAAGCTGCTGGCCTTCGACCTTCAGGACAACAACCGCATCATTGAAGG GTTAAGTAGGCCCCCGTCGGCCCCTGAATCCTGA
- the IKBKE gene encoding inhibitor of nuclear factor kappa-B kinase subunit epsilon isoform X4, with amino-acid sequence METWSHACQQGGSRQKVLVMEYCSGGSLLSVLESPENAFGLPEEEFLVVLRCVVAGMNHLRENSIVHRDIKPGNIMRLMGEEGQSIYKLTDFGAARELDDDEKFVSVYGTEEYLHPDMYERAVLRKPQQKTFGVTVDLWSIGVTLYHAATGSLPFVPFGGPRRNKEMMYRITTEKPAGAIAGTQRQENGPLEWSYTLPITCRLSMGLQSQLVPILANILEVEQAKCWGFDQFFAETSDILQRVVVHVFSLSQAVLHHVYIHAHNTVAIFLEAVYKQTSVAPQHQEYLFEGHVCVLEPSLSAQHIAHTTASSPLTLFSMASETPKGLAFRDPAQDIPKFFPKVDLQADYSTAKSVLGAGYQALWLARALLAGQELMLRGLYWFVEMLQATCRRTLEVTRMALLFLSSSLGTERFSSVAGMPEMQELKRVTELRSKLRALAEALSRYAHDITETQMSLSNLSSELMKNRDQVHADRSIQQIQCCLDKMNLIYKQFKKSRMRPGLGYNEEQIHKLDKVNFGHLAKRLLQVFQEKCVQKYQTSLVTHGKWMREVHETRIRLRMVSCSVAAFNTEAQGAQESLSKILDQLSHQLLQDRTMGAQVSAPPTAPHPSPALTDLVLHMQELCEEVKLLAFDLQDNNRIIEGLSRPPSAPES; translated from the exons ATGGAGACGTGGTCACATGCTTGTCAGCAG GGGGGCAGCCGGCAGAAGGTGCTGGTGATGGAGTACTGCTCTGGTGGGAGCCTGCTGAGCGTGCTCGAAAGCCCCGAAAACGCCTTCGGGCTGCCGGAGGAGGAGTTTCTGGTGGTGCTGCGCTGTGTGG TGGCCGGCATGAACCACCTGCGGGAAAACAGCATTGTCCACCGCGACATCAAGCCTGGAAACATCATGCGCctcatgggggaggaggggcagagcatCTATAAGTTGACGGACTTCGGGGCCGCCCGGGAGCTGGATGACGATGAGAAGTTTGTCTCTGTCTATGGCACTGAGGAGTACCTG CACCCTGACATGTATGAACGGGCAGTGCTTCGCAAGCCCCAGCAGAAGACATTTGGGGTGACCGTGGATCTCTGGAGCATTGGGGTAACCCTGTACCACGCAGCCACCGGCAGCCTGCCCTTTGTCCCCTTCGGTGGACCACGGCGCAACAAGGAGATGAT GTACCGGATCACCACGGAGAAGCCGGCCGGGGCCATCGCAGGCACTCAGAGGCAGGAGAACGGGCCCCTGGAGTGGAGTTACACCCTCCCCATCACCTGCCGGCTGTCCAT GGGGCTGCAGAGCCAGCTGGTGCCCATCCTGGCCAACATCCTGGAGGTGGAGCAGGCCAAGTGCTGGGGCTTCGACCAGTTCTTTGCGGAGACCAGTGACATCCTGCAGCGAGTTGTTGTCCATGTCTTCTCCCTGTCCCAGGCAGTCCTGCACCACGTCTACATCCACGCCCACAACAC GGTAGCCATCTTTCTGGAAGCCGTGTACAAGCAGACCAGTGTGGCCCCCCAGCATCAGGAGTACCTCTTTGAAGGTCATGTCTGTGTCCTTGAGCCCAGCCTCTCAGCGCAGCACATCGCCCACACGACAGCAAGCAGCCCCCTGACCCTATTCAGCATGGCCAGTGAGACCCCCAAGGGGCTGGCCTTCAGGGACC CCGCTCAGGACATCCCCAAGTTCTTCCCCAAAGTGGATCTGCAGGCGGATTACAGCACTGCCAAG AGCGTGTTGGGCGCTGGCTACCAGGCCCTGTGGCTGGCGCGGGCCCTGCTGGCTGGGCAGGAACTAATGCTTCGGGGGCTGTACTGGTTCGT GGAGATGCTCCAGGCCACATGCAGGCGGACGCTGGAGGTCACGCGGATGGCCCTCCTGTTCCTCAGCAGCAGCCTGGGCACCGAGAG GTTCAGCAGTGTGGCTGGGATGCCTGAAATGCAGGAACTGAAGAGAGTCACAGAGCTGAGGTCCAAGCTGCGGGCT TTGGCTGAGGCCCTCTCCAGATATGCCCACGACATCACAGAGACCCAGATGAGCCTAAGCAACCTGAGCTCTGAGCTGATGAAGAACCGGGATCAGGTACATGCGGACAGAAG CATCCAGCAGATTCAGTGCTGTTTGGACAAGATGAACCTCATCTACAAACAGTTCAAGAAATCCAGAATGAGGCCAG GCCTCGGCTACAACGAGGAGCAGATTCACAAGCTGGATAA GGTGAATTTCGGTCATTTAGCCAAAAGGCTCCTGCAGGTATTCCAGGAGAAGTGCGTGCAGAAGTACCAGACATCTCTAGTCACGCACGGCAAGTGGATGAG GGAGGTGCACGAGACCAGGATCCGCTTGCGTATGGTCAGCTGTTCTGTGGCTGCCTTTAACACAGAAGCCCAGGGAGCCCAGGAGAGCCTCAGCAAG ATCCTTGACCAGTTATCTCACCAGCTCCTTCAGGACAGAACAATGGGGGCTCAGGTCTCAGCACCCCCCAcagctccccaccccagccctgcactGACAGACCTGGTTCTGCA CATGCAGGAGCTCTGCGAGGAGGTGAAGCTGCTGGCCTTCGACCTTCAGGACAACAACCGCATCATTGAAGG GTTAAGTAGGCCCCCGTCGGCCCCTGAATCCTGA